In the Actinomycetota bacterium genome, GGCCACCGTGTGGTTTTCCGACTCGACGCCGCTCACGTCGGTTCGCCGGCCCTGGCTCGGAGTCGACCGCCAGGTTCGCGTCTTTCGCTATTGGGGAGACACCGGCGTCATCGGTCTGAAGATCGACGGCTCGAATCCCGAACCGGCCGTCGGAACGAACGAGATCCTCATCGGGGCAGGTCTGCGGGGGCGACTCGGCATCGATGTCGGCGACGACCTCGAGTTGAACGGACGGCCTGTCCGCGTCGTGGGAGTGATCACCGAGTCGCCGCAGCTCACCGATCTGCTGCTTGGCGTGCTTTCCGTCGAACCGGAGCCGAACTCGGCAGAGTCCGAGGGAGGGAAACTCGTCGTGCAGGTGCGTCTGGGAACCGCCCCGGCCGTCGCCGAGGTCCTCCCCTGGATTCTGGTCCCCGGCGCACCCGAGGTGGTGCTGGTGCGATACCCGCCGGAAGCAACACGGCTTCGCAACGCCGTAGTCACCAAGGTCGACGCTCTCGCCGCCGCCATCGCCGCCGCCATCTTGATCGCGAACGGCCTGGGAGTGGGAGCTGCGGCGATCGCGTCGGTCATGGAGCGCTACCGGGATATCGGGTTGCGTCGAGCGCTCGGCGCCTCTCGTGGCGGGATTGCCGCCATGGTCGCCGCAGAACTCGCCGCGATCGCTCTCGTCGCCGTCCTGGGCGGGTGGGCGGTCGGAGTCACCGCCGCCTGGGTGTATGACATCGGTCGCGGGCTTCCGTTCGTGTACCCAGGTGCAATCGTCGGGCTCGGTGTCGGGACGGCGTTCATCGCCACCGTACTCGCCGCCGTCCCCGCGGCGGCGAAGGCAAGCCGGATCGAACCTGTGGAGGCCCTTCGGTCCACGTGACTCTCGCACCGCCGCCGGGCCGCCGCGTGTAGGTTGACCGTATGGACTTCTCCGAGCTTCGGCGCTTCGTCTTCCCTGCCCACGAGAGAGGTGAGTATCAGGCGGCCCTCGACGCCATCGAGCGCTACGAGACGACCGATCCCGACGAGATCGTCGACGTCGCCTTCTGGCATGTGTGTCTGCTGTCGCTACTCGGGCGAACCGATGCGGCGTGTGCCGAGTTCGCCCGCACACTGGACGGGGGGCTCTGGTGGAGCGAGCGGATGATCGCCGATCACGACCTCGACGCGGTGCGCGACGATCCGAAGTGGCAGCGGCTGGCCGCCGTCAGCATCGCACGAGAGTCACAGGCATCGGCCGGACCGTTCAGACCACTCGACATTCGGCCGGACGGCGAGCTCGTGGGGACGCTGGTGCTGCTGCACGGGTTCGGATGGCGTCCGCACTCGATCCTCGACCGGTACCGGCCGGCACTCGGCTGGGGCTATCGACTGATCGCCCTCCACGGCACCGTGCCCGTCGCCGCGGGACAGTTCGCCTGGCCCGCCGACGATGCCGAAGCCGTCGTGATCTCGCAGCTTCACGACGTCGGTACTCCGGAACACCCCGTCCTCTCCGGGTTCTCCCAGGGTGCGGGCATCGCCGGTCATCTCGCCTGGTCGGGCCGGGTCGACGCCGTCGGTGTCTTCCTGGTGGCACCATCCTTCGGGCCCCGTGGCATCCCGACCCCGGATTCGGTGACCCGTCGCATCCCCACCGTCATCCTCGCCGGGGACGAGGATCGTCGCATCGACAAGATCCGCCGGGCCGTAGCGAATCTCGAAGCCTCCACGGTTCCGGTCCGGTACGACGAGCGTCCCGGCCTCGGCCACGACTGGCCCGACGACTTCGCCGAGACCCTCGAGGCGACGCTGCGCCGGCTACAGGATTCCCGCTGACGGGGCACTGCCACGGCCATGGCCCGGCCGCCCGTCTCGCAACGACCCGACGCTCCCCGGTCTCCGGTACCCTGCGACCCGTGGACACGAAGACCCTCTCACGCAGGCCGGCGCTGCCTATCCGGCCGTGGCGCAGGCATGTCACCGGCGAGACGATTGCCACCGGTGCCGCCGGGGCGGTGTTGGGCGGCGCGACGCTGGCACCGATCGGCCTCGGTGTGCCGGGGGCGATCATCGGTGGCCTGAACGGCATGATCTCCGGGAAGCGCCGCATCTACGACTGGCATCGTCCGTCGGGATGGGCGGCGTTCGTCCTCGATTCGACGTGGGGCCTCATCGGCTCCGGCGCCGGCCTCGGGGTGCACGCGTTGCAGCAGCTCCGCCGGGACAGGGGCGGGTACCGGGCCGACCTCAGCGCCCGCAAGGGCCGTCATGTGTACGAGACGGGGGTGACGATGCGCAAGGGGTTCACGATGGCCGCGGGCAACACGGTCACGAACCTCGGCAAGGGCCAGGCCCGGATAGACCTGCTGGAGCGCCACGAGATGCTGCACGTGTGGCAGTCCCGCCTGCTCGGTCCGCTGTTCCCTGCGATCTATGGACTCTGGATGATCGGTGGCGCCGCGGTGGGCACCGCCCTGGCACTGGGGCGTGGAGAGGATCTGCGACGGACGGTCGACACGATCGCCTACTACGACAACCCGTTCGAGTACTGGGCGTACCGCCGCCAGGGCCTCTGGCCTCCACCAAACACGCACCCGCGGTACGTCTGGAGCGGTCGCAAACGTCCACCGGTGACGCCCGTCTAGCGCACCGGCACCATCCGGAAGATCGTTCCGTCGCGGGTCACGACGAGCAGTTCGCCGTCCCCGTCGAGGCCGAACGAAGTGACGTTCCCGATCGACTCGGCCCACTGCCGCTCGTCGGTCGCCACCCCGTCCTCGTACCGGAAGCTTCGGATCCACCCCGAGCAGTAATCCGAGTAGAAGTAGTCGCCGGCGAGTTCGGGGATCGCGATGCCCCGATACACATACCCGCCGGTGATCGAACAGCCCTGCGAATGGTCGTACTGGAGCACCGGCAACGTCAGCCCTTCGGTATCACATCCCTTGGACGGCCTGTAACAGTGGTCCCCTTCGACGACCGGCCATCCGTAGTTCAACCCGGCCGCGTTCGCCGGCGCCACATCGACCTCTTCGTACTTCTCCTGACCGACGTCGGCGATGTAGAGCAGCCCACCGTCGAACGAGAATCGCCACGGGTTCCGGAGCCCGTACGCCCACACCTCCGGCGCACCGCCACCGTGGACGAACGGGTTGTCGGGCGGGATGACGTAGCGGTCCTCAGGAGTCACGTCGAGCCGAAGCAGCGTCGCCAGCAGCGTGTCGGGGCGCTGGCCGTTGCCGAACTTGTCCCCCGCAGCTCCCCCATCGCCCAACCCCACGTACAGGTATCCGTCCGGTCCGAAGGCCACCATGCCACCGTTGTGGTTCGACGCCGGCTGAGGGATCTCGAGCAGCACCGCCGCGGAAGCAGGATCGAGAACCTCTCCGGCGAGCCGATACGAGGCCACGACCGTCTTGCCGCCGGAACCGGTGTAGTCGACGAACACACGAGGATCGTCCGGGTAGTTCGGGTGGAACGCCATGCCGAGCAGACCCCGCTCGTTGCCCTTCCGATCGACGACGTCCCGGATGTCCAGGAACAGGGTCTTCTCGTCACCGTCGAGCATCCAGACCCGACCGGCCTGCTCGACGACGAACAAACGTGGATCTCCGGGAGACGCCGTGGCGAACAAGGGGTCGACCAGGCCCGTCGCGACGGCTTCGAAGCCGACTCCTTGGAGCGGTGGCAGAGTGGTGGTCGTCGTCGACGTCGGAGCGGTCGGGGTGGTCGTGATTGTCGTGGTCGTCGTCGAGACCGGGGAGGCCGTCGTCGTAGATGCCGTCGTCGTCACGGTCTCGGGAACGGTTGTGGAAACCGGTTCCGAACCCGGAGAGCACGCGGCAACGAGCAGAAACCCGGCGATGACCACACGGCGCATGCAGGCACCCTATCGTTGGAGTAGATGTTGCGCATCCGAGAGGAGCGGTCATGAAGTGGGACGACACCATCGACGGAAAGCACCTCCACCCCGAGAGCCTCATGATGAGCTACGGCTACAAGCCGGAGTGGTCCGAAGGCGCAATCAAGAGCCCGATCTTCCAGACCTCGACGTTCGCATTCGAGAGCGCGGAGGAGGGAAAGGCGTTCTTCGAAGTCGCCACCGGCAAGCGCCCGCCGGAGCCGGGAGAGAAAGTCGGGCTGATCTACAGCCGCCTCAACAATCCGGACCTGGAGATCGCGGAGGACCGGCTCTGCCTGTGGGACGGCAGCGAAGACGCACTCCTGTTCAAGAGCGGCATGGCGGCCATCGCCACCACGCTGTTCACCTACCTTCGTCCGGGAGATCTCATCCTGCACAGCGAACCGCTGTATGGCGGCACCGACCACCTCGTGAACAGCGTGCTCCCCGAGTTCGGCATCGGATCGATCGGATTCTTCCCCGACGAGACCCACGAGGAGATCCGGCGCCGGGTGACCGAGTCCGGGAACCGCCTCGGCATGATCTTCATCGAGACCCCGGCGAATCCGACGAACGCGCTCTTCGACATCCAGGAGTGCGCAACGGTCGCCAACGCAACATCGACACCGGAACGCCCCGTGCCCCTCGTCGTCGACAACACGTTCCTCGGTCCGCTGTTCCAAAGGCCGCTCGATCACGGTGCAGATCTGGTGATCTACAGTGCGACCAAGTACCTGGGTGGTCATAGCGATCTGATCGCGGGAGCCGTGCTCGGCTCGAAAGCCCTCATCGGCCCCGTCCGGGGGATGCGCACGTACCTGGGAACACATTCCGGACCATGGAACGGCTGGTTGCTCATGCGCAGCCTGGAGACACTGTCGCTGCGCATGCACAGGGAGGCCGACACGGCGCGTGAGGTTGCCGACTTCCTCCGCTCGCATCCGAAGGTGAACTACGTCAACTATCTCGGGTACCTGGAGCCCGGGGATCCCCAGCACGACATCTTCGTCAAACAGTGTCTGGGCGCCGGTGCGATGATCTCCTTCGAGGTACAGGGCGGCGAGCAGGGAGCGTTCCGGTTCCTGAACGCTCTCAAGCTGATCCACCTCGCGGTCAGTCTGGGCAGCAACGAATCACTGGCGGAACATCCGGGTGCGATGACGCATGCCGGCGTGCCGGACGTGGACAAGAAACGGTACGGAATCACCGATGGGCTGGTTCGCGTCTCGGTGGGAGTCGAGCATCCCGATGATCTGATCCTCGACCTGTCGCAGGCGCTCGACACCGTCTGACCCGACAGGGATGGTCGCCGCACGCGCACCCTCCTCACCGCTAGCCTGCCATTGCCGAGCACAGGAGAGGGAATGGCAGCGTTGACTCCCGCGTACGAAGGTCTCCCAGACAAGGAGTACCGGCGCAGGATCAGAGCCTGGACCCTCTACGACTGGGCAAACTCTGCGTTCGCCACGACGATTCTCGCCGCAGTGCTGCCCGCCTACTACAGCTCCGTCGCGGGAGCGACCCTCCCGAGCGCGGCAGTCGCCACCGCGTATTGGACGACGACCCTCAGCATCTCGCTGATCATCGTCGCCTTTCTGTCCCCCGTGCTCGGCACGATCGCCGATGTGATGCGGGGCAAGAAGAAGTTCCTTTCGATCTTCGTCGGCATGGGCGTCGTCGGCACGGGGCTTCTGGTCCTCGTCACCACCGGCGATTGGGTCCTCGCATCGGTGTTCTTCATCCTCGGACGGGTCGGATTCGCCGGCGCCAACGTCTTCTACGACGCCTTGCTGCCACATGTTGCCCGTCCCGAAGACCAGGACGTGGTCTCGACACGTGGCTATGCGATCGGCTACCTGGGAGGCGGACTGCTGCTCGCCGTGAACGTGGTCATGATCTTCGTGCTCGGCCCGGGAATCGGGGCCCGGCTTTCGTTCGTCTCCGTGGCGATCTGGTGGGCGATCTTCTCGATTCCGTTGTTCCGCCGCGTCCCCGAGCCGCCTGCGGCCTCTGCTCCGCACGAGCGGGGAACGAGCATCATCACGGCCAGCCTGAAACGCCTCGGTACGACATTCCAGCACCTTCGCAAGTACCGTCATCTCTTCCGATTCTTGATCGCGTTCCTCATCTACAACGACGGGATCGGAACGATCATCAGTGTCGCCGTGATCTACGGGACCGAGCTGGGATTCAAAACCACCGAGTTGGTCCTCGCCATCCTGCTCGTGCAATTCGTGGGTATCCCCTTCAGTTTGATCTTCGGCCGGATCCCCGGCCGCAAGGATGCCAACCGGGCCATCTACCTGGCCTTCATCGTGTTCAACATCGTGGCCCTTCCGCTCGTCGGTGCCATCGGCGCAAGAGTTCTCCCCGCCGACACGACCGGAGCCCCTCCCGCCCCCTACGAGACCGTCGGTACTGCACTGGGAGAGGGAAGCTACGGGATCGATGCGATCACCTTCGACGGGAGCTGGACCGAGATACCCGTCGAGACGGTTGCGGATGCGACGCATGGACTCACCAGGGTCGCCGAGACTGCGGCACCGATCCTGCTGCTCATCGGCCTGATCGCTCTCGCCGCGGCATGGGTGCTGGGCATCAGACGACGAAGGAATCCGACCTCCAGCCTCTGGACCGTTCTCACTCCGTTGCTCACCGGGATCGCCGCGCTGCTCATCGCCGCCCTCGCCGAGCTTCTGATACTGACGGCCTCGAATCCGATCCCCTACTCGGCCGCCGCAGACTCCTCATCGACGGCAACGTTCACCTTCAACGGCCGGCGGGTCGAGATCATCCACAGCACAGGGCCCGATCTGGGAGTTTGGGTCGTGTCGATGGACGGGCGACCGCTCATCGAAGACGGTGAGCCGGTCACCATCGACGCCACGACCCCCACGACGCGATACGGGGCGCAGGTGACCATCGACGCGGGCACTCCCGGGACGCACGAACTCACACTCCAAGCGTCCGGCGACGGGCGACTCGCCATCGGAGAGATCAAGGTCCTTGCCCCGCTGCGGACCAGCAACCTCGGCGTCATCCTCGGTCTGATCCTCGTGGTCGAGATCCTCGGTCTCGCCCTCTCTGCCCTATTCGGCAAGACCTTGTTCTCGAAGCTCGCAGATGCGATGACCACGAAGCGGGCGATCATCCTTGCGATCGGTGCATACGCGATCATCGCCGTGTGGGGTTTCTTCCTCGACGCCATCTTCGAGTTCTGGTTCCTCGCATGGATGGTTGCAGTGGTACAGGGCGGAAGTCAGGCCCTCAGTCGAAGCATGTACGCATCGATGTCACCCGCCTATGAGAGCGGCGAGTTCTTCGGGTTCTTCTCGGTCATGTCGAAGTTCTCTTCGATCCTCGGCCCGGTCATCTTCGCCGGTGCCGTCGCCCTCACCGGAAGCAGCCGACCCGCGGTCCTGAGCCTCGTGGTGTTCTTCATCGTCGGCATCGCAATCCTCAAAACCGTCGACGTCGACGAAGGACACAGGATCGCCGTGGAGGCCGATGCCGCGATCGAGCGGGGCACGGCGGACGCCTGACCGATGGGAGGGAACCGATGTGACGAACCGCCGTTGCTCGGCGGACTCCTAACCTGTGGTCGAAAGGAGCTGCCGTGACACCCGACAAGGACACCAACGAAACATCTTCATCGCCGCAGCCGGATACGGAACCGGCCCCATCGCAGACCGAGCCGGTCGTACCGGAGGAGCAACCGGCCCAGAAGAAGGTCTACGTCGGTGCAGGAGTGTCGTGGCCGATCATCTTCGGCGCCCTGTTGATCGTGATCGTCGCCGTCCTTGCAGCCCTCAATACGGCTGCGGTTCCTCTCGACCTGATCTTCTGGAAGGGCGAGGTTCCCCTCATTTCGATCATCCTCGGTGTCGCCGCCATCACGGTGATCATCGATGAACTGGCCGGCCTGATCTTTCGACTGCGCCGTCGCCGCCGGCTGCGTCGGAAGGACAAACTGAAGAAGCTCGAGAAGGGGACACGATGAGGCGGCTGATCGTCGTCGGTGGCGATGCCGCCGGAATGTCCGGAGCGAGCCAGGCGCGGCGGATGGA is a window encoding:
- a CDS encoding PQQ-dependent sugar dehydrogenase, encoding MPPLQGVGFEAVATGLVDPLFATASPGDPRLFVVEQAGRVWMLDGDEKTLFLDIRDVVDRKGNERGLLGMAFHPNYPDDPRVFVDYTGSGGKTVVASYRLAGEVLDPASAAVLLEIPQPASNHNGGMVAFGPDGYLYVGLGDGGAAGDKFGNGQRPDTLLATLLRLDVTPEDRYVIPPDNPFVHGGGAPEVWAYGLRNPWRFSFDGGLLYIADVGQEKYEEVDVAPANAAGLNYGWPVVEGDHCYRPSKGCDTEGLTLPVLQYDHSQGCSITGGYVYRGIAIPELAGDYFYSDYCSGWIRSFRYEDGVATDERQWAESIGNVTSFGLDGDGELLVVTRDGTIFRMVPVR
- a CDS encoding ABC transporter permease, producing VRLNVARRPLRVLLLGVGTALAAAIYVASTLIASASATAVVRVFDELAATRVQVDLPVDSRRHSAPDEAVIEQIRRLPDVVDAATVWFSDSTPLTSVRRPWLGVDRQVRVFRYWGDTGVIGLKIDGSNPEPAVGTNEILIGAGLRGRLGIDVGDDLELNGRPVRVVGVITESPQLTDLLLGVLSVEPEPNSAESEGGKLVVQVRLGTAPAVAEVLPWILVPGAPEVVLVRYPPEATRLRNAVVTKVDALAAAIAAAILIANGLGVGAAAIASVMERYRDIGLRRALGASRGGIAAMVAAELAAIALVAVLGGWAVGVTAAWVYDIGRGLPFVYPGAIVGLGVGTAFIATVLAAVPAAAKASRIEPVEALRST
- a CDS encoding cystathionine gamma-synthase family protein — translated: MKWDDTIDGKHLHPESLMMSYGYKPEWSEGAIKSPIFQTSTFAFESAEEGKAFFEVATGKRPPEPGEKVGLIYSRLNNPDLEIAEDRLCLWDGSEDALLFKSGMAAIATTLFTYLRPGDLILHSEPLYGGTDHLVNSVLPEFGIGSIGFFPDETHEEIRRRVTESGNRLGMIFIETPANPTNALFDIQECATVANATSTPERPVPLVVDNTFLGPLFQRPLDHGADLVIYSATKYLGGHSDLIAGAVLGSKALIGPVRGMRTYLGTHSGPWNGWLLMRSLETLSLRMHREADTAREVADFLRSHPKVNYVNYLGYLEPGDPQHDIFVKQCLGAGAMISFEVQGGEQGAFRFLNALKLIHLAVSLGSNESLAEHPGAMTHAGVPDVDKKRYGITDGLVRVSVGVEHPDDLILDLSQALDTV
- a CDS encoding DUF1049 domain-containing protein produces the protein MTPDKDTNETSSSPQPDTEPAPSQTEPVVPEEQPAQKKVYVGAGVSWPIIFGALLIVIVAVLAALNTAAVPLDLIFWKGEVPLISIILGVAAITVIIDELAGLIFRLRRRRRLRRKDKLKKLEKGTR
- a CDS encoding MFS transporter, with amino-acid sequence MAALTPAYEGLPDKEYRRRIRAWTLYDWANSAFATTILAAVLPAYYSSVAGATLPSAAVATAYWTTTLSISLIIVAFLSPVLGTIADVMRGKKKFLSIFVGMGVVGTGLLVLVTTGDWVLASVFFILGRVGFAGANVFYDALLPHVARPEDQDVVSTRGYAIGYLGGGLLLAVNVVMIFVLGPGIGARLSFVSVAIWWAIFSIPLFRRVPEPPAASAPHERGTSIITASLKRLGTTFQHLRKYRHLFRFLIAFLIYNDGIGTIISVAVIYGTELGFKTTELVLAILLVQFVGIPFSLIFGRIPGRKDANRAIYLAFIVFNIVALPLVGAIGARVLPADTTGAPPAPYETVGTALGEGSYGIDAITFDGSWTEIPVETVADATHGLTRVAETAAPILLLIGLIALAAAWVLGIRRRRNPTSSLWTVLTPLLTGIAALLIAALAELLILTASNPIPYSAAADSSSTATFTFNGRRVEIIHSTGPDLGVWVVSMDGRPLIEDGEPVTIDATTPTTRYGAQVTIDAGTPGTHELTLQASGDGRLAIGEIKVLAPLRTSNLGVILGLILVVEILGLALSALFGKTLFSKLADAMTTKRAIILAIGAYAIIAVWGFFLDAIFEFWFLAWMVAVVQGGSQALSRSMYASMSPAYESGEFFGFFSVMSKFSSILGPVIFAGAVALTGSSRPAVLSLVVFFIVGIAILKTVDVDEGHRIAVEADAAIERGTADA